Proteins from a genomic interval of Sulfurimonas sp. HSL3-2:
- a CDS encoding cation diffusion facilitator family transporter: protein MSEHHHHHHHHHVSGKNLLVAIILNLTITVSQIIGGLFSGSLALLSDALHNFSDVLTLVIAYVANRLSHKEHTESKTFGYKRAEIIAAFFNTSVLMAVAFFLIYESYQKLMHPESVDSLIVVWLGVLSIFLNALGVLLVKDDAHHNMNIKAAYLHLLSDMVTSVAVVVGGLLMYFYEIYWVDPLVSMIIALYLIGASWSLMKISLSVLMQFTPAGIEVQDVIKKIKETQKGVENVHHIHLWQLDDHHIFLEAHLNFNENISIGECSVILDSLEQVLKEDFDITHTTFQCEYNRCHVMNAIV, encoded by the coding sequence ATGTCAGAACATCATCATCACCATCACCATCACCACGTAAGCGGAAAAAACCTTTTAGTCGCGATTATATTAAATCTTACTATTACAGTCTCACAGATCATAGGCGGTCTGTTTTCAGGTTCACTTGCACTTTTAAGTGATGCTCTTCATAACTTCAGCGATGTATTGACACTCGTCATCGCTTATGTCGCAAACCGTCTTTCACACAAAGAACATACCGAAAGCAAGACTTTCGGGTACAAACGAGCCGAGATCATAGCGGCATTTTTTAACACTTCCGTTTTGATGGCAGTCGCTTTCTTTTTGATATATGAGTCGTACCAAAAACTGATGCATCCGGAAAGTGTGGACTCTCTGATAGTCGTATGGCTTGGTGTGCTCAGTATCTTTTTAAATGCTCTAGGCGTACTGCTTGTAAAAGATGATGCGCATCACAATATGAACATCAAAGCGGCGTATCTTCACCTGCTTTCAGACATGGTGACATCTGTTGCCGTCGTAGTGGGCGGATTGTTGATGTACTTTTATGAGATATATTGGGTCGATCCTCTTGTTTCGATGATTATCGCGCTGTATCTGATAGGGGCGTCATGGAGCCTTATGAAGATCTCGCTTTCTGTTTTGATGCAGTTTACACCTGCAGGCATAGAGGTGCAAGATGTCATAAAAAAGATAAAAGAGACGCAAAAGGGGGTAGAGAACGTGCACCATATCCATCTTTGGCAGTTAGATGACCATCACATCTTTTTAGAGGCTCATCTGAATTTTAATGAAAATATCTCCATTGGGGAATGCAGTGTTATCTTGGACTCTTTGGAGCAAGTTTTAAAAGAAGATTTTGACATAACTCACACCACATTTCAGTGTGAATATAACCGCTGTCATGTGATGAACGCTATAGTATAG